The Leptotrichia sp. OH3620_COT-345 genomic sequence TTTACAGCAACAAATCAAAAAATAGAAAAGGAGTCATTAAAATGAATGTACTTGTAGTAGGAGGAGCCGGATATATAGGATCACATACTGTAAATCTGCTTAAGAAAAATGGTTACACTCCGATAATTTATGATAATTTATCAAAAGGTTATGAAAATGTGGCTGAAATATTAAATGTCAAAATTATAAAAGGAGATCTCGGAGACAGGGAAAAACTGAAACAGGTTTTTGAAGAGGAAAAAATAGATGCAGTTATGCATTTTGCAGCATTTATAGAAGTAGGAGAATCTGTACAGAAACCGTCTGAATATTATGACAATAATGTAGTAAAAGTTATAAAATTACTGGATCAGATGGTAGAGTCAGGAGTGAAATATTTTATATTCAGCTCTACAGCTGCAACTTTCGGTGAGCCTCAAAAGGAAAAAATAGATGAAACTCATATTCAATTACCTATAAATCCTTATGGAAAAACAAAATTGGTAGTGGAAAAAATACTTGAAGACTATGACACGGCTTATGAACTTAAAAGTACAGTACTTAGGTATTTCAATGCAAGCGGGTGTGATAAAGATGGGTTGATAGGAGAAAGTCATATACCTGAAACTCATTTAATCCCTCTCATATTACATGCGGCAAGCGGTAAAAGGGAAAGCATAAAAATATTCGGAAATGATTATAATACTAAAGATGGTACATGTGTAAGAGATTTTGTACATGTATATGATTTGGCAAAAGCACATATTCTGGGAATGGAAAAAATGTTTAAGGAAAACAGAAGTTTGAACTATAATCTCGGAAGCGGAGAAGGATATACAGTAAAAGAAGTTATTAACAAAGTCAGAGAAGTTACAGGAAAAGACTTTAAAGTGGAAGAAGTAGAAAAAAGAGCGGGAGATCCTGCGATTTTAATAGCTGATTCCACAAAAGCCGAAAAAGAGTTGGGTTGGAAACCTGAATATAATCTTGAGGAAATTATAAAATCAGCATGGAAATGGGAAACAGATAAAAAATATTAATTAAAACAGACAGGATGTAGATAATATGGACATATATTCAGAAATAGAAAAGCTTATGGAATATTCCATAAAAAACGGATTTGTAAATGAAGACGACAAAATACTCGTAAGAAATCAGGTATCTGAAGCACTGGAACTAGATACTTTCAGAGAATTTTCAGAAGAGGAAGCTGAGAACATAAGAAAAGAAGCTGAAAATACAGTGTATCCTTGTGAAATATTGGACAATTTGGTGAAATGGGCAGGAGAAAACGGAAAACTGAAAAGTGATACCGTTACTTTTCAGGATTTGATGAATTCAAAAATAATGGGTTGTATAGTCCCGAGAACATCCGAAATACGTAAAGAATTTTGGGATAAATATGATAATTACGGAATAGATAAGGCAACTGAGTATTTTTATGAATTATCAAGAAAAAGTAATTATATAAGAATGGACAGAATATCTAAAAATATTCACTGGACTTATGAAAATGAATATGGAGACCTTGAAATAACAATTAACCTTTCGAAACCTGAAAAAGATCCGAGAGATATTGCAATGGCAAAGGACAGAATTTCCACAAATTATCCCAAAGGACTTCTAGATAAGGAAAATGAAGGATATATGGGAAGAGTAGATCATCCGGGAAGGCAAAATCACAGGACGGTTAAGTTGGATCTGCTGAATGAAAAATGGTATTTTCAGTATTCTCCTTATATCTATTATAATGAGCATTCCATAGTGTTTTCACATGAACACAGACCTATGAAAATAAATAAGTCTACATTTGAAAGACTTTTGGAATTTGTGAAAATGTTTCCTCATTATTTTATCGGTTCAAATGCTGATTTACCAATTGTAGGAGGGTCAATACTTTCCCACGACCATTTTCAGGCAGGAAGGCATATTTTTCCGATGGAAAAAGCAAAAATAAAAGAAAAGATATTTTTTACGGGGTATGAAGATGTAAATGCAGGAATTGTAAATTGGCCTATGTCTGTCATAAGATTGTGCGGAGAAAAAAACAGGCTTGTAGAATTGGCAGATAAAATTTTAAAAAAATGGATAGAATATAATGCCGAAAAACTTGATATATATGCTTATACAAAAGGAGAACGACATAATACGATTACACCCATAGCAAGATTTAAAGACGGAAAATACGAGCTTGATTTAGTTTTGAGAAATAATCTTACAAATAAAAATCATCCTTTAGGTATTTTTCATCCTCATGATGAGCATCATAATATTAAAAAAGAAAATATCGGATTAATAGAAGTAATGGGACTTGCCATATTGCCGGGAAGATTAATGGAAGAAACCGGACAGATAAAAGAAATACTTTTAAAAGTAAGAAGTTCCGAAGAATTTAAAAATAACAGAAGTTATAAATCCTGTTATGAAGAAATGAATAAAAGTGAGCTATTAAAAAAACACACAGAATGGCTGAAATACTACCTTGAAAAAGATAAAATAAAATATATGGTTGAAGAAGATGTTGAAATATTTATAAAAAACGCCATAGGAGAAACTTTTTCAAAAGTTTTGGAAAATTGTGGAGTATTTAAGAATAATGAAGACGGAGAAAAAGGATTTAGAAAATTTATAAAAAAAGTAAATGAGTATGAAGTTTAAAGAAAAGTTTGAAATAAAAAATTACAAAAAAGCAAAACTGTAAAAAGGAAATTATGAAGGAAGTTTTAAATAAAAAAGTTCCAATTTTAAATCAATATTATTGTATAAAAGACCTTTAGGTGAAATTACGCATAAGGGTCTTTTTTTGTTGAAATTTTGGATTTAATATTAAGAGTAGGAGTGAAAATATAAAAAAACTAAGTTATATTATTTTCGTTCAATTTATAAGATATATTTTTTATTTTATTATTTTTTCCTTTTAGAAATCAATATTTATACCATTTTTTAATTCTTTTGAATATTTTAATTGTTAAATAAATATTAAATTTAAAAATGCTTTATATTCTTAAAAATATCATGTATAATAAATAAAAAAGGGAGATTGTAAAATTATGGGAAATAATAATAACACAAACATTGAAAAAACTAATAAAAAGAAAATAATGGAAAAGTATGATGCACATACAGCAAACGAAAAAGGAATATTCCATTATGGAGAAAAGGAATACTTAAAAGCTGAAGAATATTATCTTTTAGCTATTGAAAAAGGAAGTGATGAAGCATTATATAATTTAGGTCTTCTTTATCATCATACAGGAAAGATTGAGAAAGCCGAGGAGTATTATAAAAAATCAGCTGAAAAAGGTAATGCTGATGCAATTAACAGTTTGGGAATGATAAGAAAAGCCCAAGGAAAATATGAAGAAGCCGAAAAATATTATCTTGAAGCAATGGGAAAAGGAGATGGATTTGCAGCTTACAATTTGGGGAATTTATATGAAATCCTTGAAAATTATGAAGAAGCGGAAAATTATTATTTAAAAGCCCTTGAAATTGAAAATAAAAATACTCCTGCTGTAATGAATAACTTGGCTTTTATGTATTACAGACAGGGGAAAAAAGAAGAGGCCGAAAAAATGTTCATAAAAGCTGTAGGAAAGAATCATACAGGGGCAATGAACAATCTTGGATATTTATATTTGAATGACGGAAATTATGAAAAAGCTGAAAAATATTGTCATAAAGCCTTAAAAATGGGAAGTGATGATGCTCTGTATAATCTTGGAGTCTTATCTGAAATTTTAGGAAAATATGAAGAAGCTTTAAAATGGTATGAAAAAGCTGTAGAAAAAGGCATAAAACAGGCAGAAGAAAGAATAGAACTTATAAATAAATGGGAGAAAAATAATGTTGTACTTTGAAAATGATTATGCAGAAGGGGCTCATGAGAAAGTACTGAATGCACTTTTAAAAACCAATAATGAAAAACATTCAGGTTACGGGAGAGATGCATATAGTTTGAAAGCAAAAGAAAAAATAAAAAAAATGTGTGGTCGTGACGATATAGATATATATTTTCTCACAGGGGGAACTCAGACTAATTTGATTGTAATAGGTTCCCTTTTAAAATCTTATGAAGGAGTAATAGCTGTCGAAACAGGACATGTGAATGTTCATGAGGCGGGAGCTGTGGAACTGACAGGTCATAAAGTTCTGACATTGCCTCAGCATAACGGGAAAATAAATATTAATGAACTGAAAAAATACATAGAAATTTTCTATAATAATAAAAATAAGGAACATATGGTTTATCCGGGAATGGTTTATATTTCCCATCCAACAGAATACGGAACATTGTATACAAAAAAAGAACTAAAAGAAATTTCGGAAATATGCCGAAAATATGAAATGCCGTTATTTTTAGATGGTGCAAGATTGGGATATGGCTTGGTAGTTGAAAATACTGATGTAGATTTGCCTTTTTTAACTGAAATTTGTGATGTGTTTTATATAGGTGGAACCAAAGTAGGAGCATTATGCGGAGAAACAGTGGTTTTTACTAAAAATAATACACCGAAGAATTTTACCACAATTATTAAACAGTATGGAGCATTGCTGGCAAAAGGTCGATTATTGGGAATCCAGTTTGATACTTTGTTTACTGACGGACTTTATTTAAAAATAAGTAGAAATGCCATTGAAACAGCTGAAATTTTGAAAAGAGGTCTAAAAGAAAAAGGCTACAGATTTTATATTGATTCTCCTACAAACCAGCAGTTTATAATATTAAAAAATGAAAAAATAAAAGCACTGGAAAAAGAAGTAATATTCAGTTTTTGGAAAAAATATGATGAAAATCATACTATTGTCAGATTTGTAACAAGTTGGTCAACTTCAAAAAAAGATGTGGAAAAATTAATCAAATTATTATAAAATAGAAATCAAAATAAAAATTAACGAAGAAAAATGGAAATACGGCAATATCTCAAAAATCTAAATAAAAACGGAGGATTTAAAAATGAAATATAAACTTATAGGGACTGATATGGACGGAACTCTTTTAAATGATAATCATGAACTTACAGAGGGAAATATAAAAGCTATAGTTGATATACAGAAAAAGGGAGTTAAATTTGTTCTTGCAAGCGGAAGACCCAGTTTTGCAATGCTAAATTATGCAAAACAACTGGAAATGGACAAATATAATGGATATATAATTGCATTTAACGGAGGACAGCTTATAGATATGTCCAATGGAAAAGTTATTTTTCATGAAGGATTGGATAAGAACGATATAGAAAAAATATATGAAGTTTCTGAAGAAACAGGAATTCCAATGGTGCTATATGCAGGAGATACTCTTTATTCAAATAAAAATACTGAGCTTGTACAATTTGAAGTAAGTCAATGCGGCATGAAATTTTATGAGTTTAAGAGTATAGATGAACTTTTCGGTCTGGGAATAAAAGAAACTACAAAATGTATGTTTATAGATGAATCGCAAAATATTCTGAAAGTCGAAGAATATATGAAGTCAAAGTATGGAAAAGACTATTTTATTGCAATTTCCGCTCCAATATTTCTTGAGATTGCCAATAAAAATGTTGATAAAGGAAAAACGATGAAAAAGCTTGGGGAAATAACCGGGATATCTTTAAATGAGATGATAGCCGTAGGAGACGGAAATAATGATGTTCCAATGCTTGCCGTTGTGGAAATGCCTGTAGCGGTTTCCAATGCTAACTCAAGAATAAAGGAAATGTCTAAATTTGAAAGTTCGGATAATAATAATGATGCTTTAAAAATTGTAATAGAACATTTTTTTAAATAGTTTAACAGAATTTGTCAAAAAAGTTGAGAAAAATATAGAATATAAAGTGCTATGTAAAGTAAATGATAATCTAATAAATAATGAAATAAGTTATAGAAAAGAACTATAAAAATGTTCAAAGCAAATTTATCAAAAAAGGAGAATTGAAGAATTTTTCAAAAATATGGTTTGAACCTAAGAAAAATCGTAAAAAATCCACTATAGTTTTTTAGATGCAGAGATTCAGGATTCGTTGTTTGATTATCCAAACCGGAAACTAAGGGATATGTTAAATCAGAAAGTAATTAATAAAAATGACATTGAAAAATTCTAAAACATCTATTTTGAAATAAATTTTTACATCAATTTGCCAATAAAGGAAAATGAATTTATGAACTGTATCGGAGAGAAATAGAATCTTTTAAATATCCTTTTAATATATGAAAATTCAATGCTGACAAAGTTACTTTAAAATGCTTTAAAAGAAAAAATCATAAGTTTATCGGATTTTGAAATGACTGATGATACAATAGTTGAAAAAGTAGAAAGTCTTCATAAAAAAAACTTGGAAAAAATTTTTTATAAATTTTCAATTTTTGAAAGTTTGAGAACAAATTAAATATAAAAAACAGATATATAAATCCATATATTTCAATTGAATAAATAATATAAAGATGATTTAAACTTGAGAGATATATAAAATATATTGTAAAATCAGCATAAGGCGATATTATAACAAAGAAAATTTATTAAAAACACAGTTTGATAATTATTCAAAATTGTGATAAAATACATTGAAAATAAAAAAACAGATTATATAAAATGGAGGAAAAATAATGAGAAAAGTCATAGTTGCGGGAAACTGGAAAATGAATAAAACAGTAAAAGAAGCTGCAAAATTTTTATCTGAGTTAAAAGCTTTGACAACAGATGTAAAAAATGCCGAAATAGTTATAGGAACTCCTTTTACTGCATTGGAAACGGCAGTTAGAGAAACAGAAGGGAGTAATATAAAAATTGCTGCACAGAATATGAATGCAAATGACAGCGGGGCATATACAGGAGAAATTTCACCTCTGATGTTAAGAGATTTAGGAGTGGAATATGTAATATTGGGGCATTCTGAAAGAAGGGAATACTACGGAGAAACTGACGAAATAGTAAATGAAAAAGTAAAAGCTGCTTTAAAACATAATTTAAAGCCTATTTTATGCATAGGTGAAAAACTGGAAGAAAGAGAAAACGGAATCACTGAAAAAATAGTAAAAGAACAGACAGAAAAAGGTTTAGCAGGAGTTTCTGAAGAAGATATGTCTAGTGTTGTCATAGCTTATGAGCCTGTATGGGCAATCGGAACAGGAAAAACCGCTACACCTGAGCAGGCACAGGAAGTACATGCATTTATAAGAAAGCTTCTGACTGATATGTATGGATCTGAAGTTGCTGAAAAAGTAACTGTGCAGTATGGAGGTTCAATGAAAGCGGATAACGCATTGGAACTCATTTCTCAAAAAGATATAGATGGAGGACTGGTTGGAGGAGCGAGCCTTGAAGCTTCAAGTTTTGCAGAAATAGTAAAAGCCGGGAATTCTATATAAAATTATGTGAAACTTTATAATTGTTAAATTTAATGTAGGAGGATTAATGTTAGAAAATTTTTTAGTAGTGGCTCTCGTAATTTTGGCTGTAATTATGATAGGAGTAATTTTACTTCAGCCTGATAGAAGTCAGGGATTGGCTAAGAACTCCAATGTCCTTGATCAGGAAAAAGAAGGAATAGAAAAATTTACTGAAATTATAGCAACGGCTTTTTTAGTAGTTGCAGTTTTATTTCAAATAGTAAGATAAAATTTAATTTTTAAACTTTGTATATTTTGACTAAGCGTCCATCTTTCATAATAAAGGAGTGGACGTTTTAATTTTTTAATAAAATTTGATAAAAATAATAATTTTGGCATTTTTAAGTATTTATATTTACAGTTATAGAACTCTTTTTGAGTTATAAGAAAGTTCCTAAAAAATATTTCAGATTTTGAGATGAATAATAGTAAACTTTTTGTATAATTTTTTATTTTGAATATAGTGAAGTAAAACGGAGTCATATTAAAAATTTCAAATATCTGTTTACGGTAGAAAGAAAATCACAAAGTAGAAAATTTTTCTTGAAAAAGCTGACTGATGTACTCATGTTATTTTTAGAGGATATAAAATGAAATATAGAAAAATTATTTTGAAATTAATCTGAATTGTAGAAAATGTTAATTAAAATAATTTATATTAAGTAAGAAAAATAATATAAATCTATTAGAAACTAATATTTGATATAAATACAAATAATAAAGCACAATAAACATTTCAAATATAAAGCATGAAAATATATTGTAATATGGATATTTTCATCAGTATATGATATTATATCGGTAGAAGTGAAAAGTTAGGCAATATTAAAAAATAAACATAAAATTAGTCAGGAGAGAGAAAAATTGCATAAAGAATTTGCAGAAATTTACGATGTTTTTATGAAACATGTAGATTATAAAGGATGGTATAAGTTTTTAAAAAGTTATATGAAAAATAAAGGAGAAGTTCTTGATTTAGGATGCGGAACGGGAGAATTTATTTACAGGTTTCTGAAAGACGGATTTTCAGTGACAGGAGTAGACATATCGGCAGATATGCTAAAAATTGCAGAAGAGAAAATAAAAAGTAAAAATATAAAGATTAGCAGTTATAAGCTTATAAAAGATAATATAGTAAGTTACAGCCATATAAAAAAAGTTGATTATGTTATATGTAACTTTGATACTGTCAACTATCTCGAAAATAAAAAGGAATTTGAAAAGTTTATTGATAAATCAGCCGAAAATTTGAAAAAAGGAGGGTATCTTATATTTGATGCTGTAACTGAAGAAATATTTGAAGAAATATTTGAAAATGGAATATTTTTAGATGAAGAGCCTGAATATACAAGTATATGGAGATATGAAAAATTAAGTTTCGAAAAGTATTTTGTGGAAATAGATCTTTTTATAAAGCAAAAGGAAGAAGAAAATTTATTCAGGAAATATAATGAACAGCATAATAAATTTATCTATGATCCTCAATGGATAGTGAAAACTGTACAAAGTAAAGGATTTGAAATTTTTGATGTAGCAAAAAATCCTGATTTTGGAGAAAGCAGAATATTTTTTATATTTAAAAAACTCTAAAAATCATACTAAAATAGAGGTGAAAATATGACTGAAAAATTTGAAAGTGAAAAAAGCGAAACGAATAAAAAATCTGAAAAGCTTTATGAATTGGAGAAAAGATTGGGAAGGCATAATAAAGAAAAAGAATTAAAGAAAAAAAAAGATAGAATATTGTTAAAATATTTTTTAATTGCTACAAATATGATTTATACTTTGGCGGGTTCTGTCCTTCTTATGCTCGGGCTCTATCTTTTAATGGAAAAATATATTTTTAAAAGGCAACAGCCTATTGTACTGATTCTATTTCTGGTAACAGGGGCATTTGCAGGATATTGGACATTAGTAAAACAGGTTACGGGTATTAAGTAAGAAAAATTAAAATAGGAGAAGAAATGTTTGGAAATATACCTGAATCAATAAAAGAATCTTATGTAATTTCATTATTTTTAACGATAATATCTCTGATTTCGGGAATGTTTTTAAAAAGACCGGAATTGTATGTCGGTTTTTTTTCAGGTTCGATAATTTCAATGATAAATGTATATTTAATAATAATCGGAGCATATAAAACAATAAATCAAGGATATACAGGACAATTCAGAGGCATGTTTGAATATTTAAAAAGAATTTTAATTTATTGTGGAGGAATGTATGCGGTTATATTTATAAGTCGGAAATTTTATCCTGATTATGTAATAAATAATATAGTTGCAACAGGAGCGGGATTTTTAAATTTAAAAATTTCATTATACATAAATCGTATAATATTAAAGTTTGCAAAAAAGCAATGATTGGAGTATAATAGAATTTGGAATTTAAACACATATATTTATATTTTATAAACATAAGGAGGATAGAGGATAAAATGGGAAAAGGAAAAAAAATAACAGTTTCATTGATTATATTATTTTTGATGATACTTATTGTTAATTTGATATTATCATTAATTTCAACTTTTCTTCCTATAAAATTTGTAATGCCTGAAAGCCTTATTGAAGCACCGAAATATTATAATTTTTTCATAGGAAATATGAAAATTCCTATTAGTCAGACAGTGCTGAATACTTGGGTAATTATGGCTCTAATGGCATTTATAATAAAAAAGGGGACAGATAAACTAAGTGTGACAAACCCGGGGAAATTGCAGATTATTCTTGAAGAATATTATCATTTTATAGAAAATATGTTTTTGGGAACATTCGGAAAATACAAGAAAAAATTTATACCATTTTTTTCAGCATTATTCGCATTTATACTTTTTTCAAATTTAAGCCTGTTTTTGTTTCCATTTATCATAACAATATCAAAAGGAGAGCATGGAGGATACTATATTAAGCCTTTTTTCAGAACCCCTACGGCAGATCCGAATACAACAATAGGGTTATCTCTTGTAGTAGTAGTGCTTTTTATATCTATAGCCATAAAAAAGGGTGGAATTACAGGATATGTAAAAAGTCTGATGCACCCTGCATGGTTTATGCTTCCTGTAAACATAGTAGGAGAGCTTTCAAAACCTTTAAACACTTCGATGAGGTTATTTGGTAATATGTTTGCAGGTCTTGTAATCGGAGGTCTTTTATACAGTCTTGTAGGAAGAGGGATAATACAGTCCGCAACAAGAAATATATTACATGGACAGTTTTCATTCTCAGTAGGCTGGGCAGGAATATTGCAGTTATATTTTGACGGTTTTGTAGGACTGATACAGGCATTTGTATTTACAGTACTTTCATCAGTATATGTAAGTGAAGTTTTAGGCGAGGAAATTGAAGAAGAATAGAAAATATAAAAAATTTATAAATTAATAAAATAGATATTAAAATTTTAGGAGGCAAGAAATGGAAGGATTAGTACAGGCGGCAGCATTATTAGGTGCCGGAATAGCAGCAATAGGGGGTATAGGTGCAGGACTTGGACAGGGTATGGCGACAGCATATGCAGTAGAAGCGGTATCAAGACAGCCCGAAGCGAAACAGGATATTATGCAGACACTTATTATAGGGTTGGCAATTACTGAATCAACCGGAATTTATGCTTTAGTAATATCTTTTCTGCTAATATTCTTAAAAGGTTAAATTTATAAGTTTTTAAAATCATCTGAAGGAGCGGAAATAGAATATGTCGGAAGGATCAAATTTAATTAATATAGATTTTACAATGGCAATCCAAATAGTAAATTTTTTAATACTTATATATATTTTTTGGAAAGGATTTGCCAAAAAAATCGGAAAAGTAATAGAAGAAAGAAAAGCGTTGGCTTTATCAGAAATGGAAATAGTAGATCAGGAGAGAGAAAAATTGGAAGAACAGAAAAAAATTTCTGAAAAACTGAAGAAAGAATCCAAAAGAAGAGCCAATGAGATTTTAATCAAGGCTGAAAGACAGGCTGATGAAAGAAAAGATCAGATTATATCAGCTGCTATGATGAACAGAGAAAGAATGATGATGAAAGCTGAAGCCGATATTGAAAAAATGAGACAAAATGCAAAGTTTGAACTTCAAAAAGAAGTAGGAGAAATAGCTGTAGAGCTTGCAGAAAAGATTATAAAAGAAAATATAAAAGATAAAGAAGATCGGATAATTGACAATTTCATTGATAAAATAGGAGATTAATATTTATGGACAAAAAGGGAATTGCTAAAAGATATGCTTCAGCTATTTATGATGTAGGAAAGGCTTCGGATAACATAGGAGAAATCCGTGAAGTTCTGAATCTTCTGATGGAAAAGTATGAAGAAGAGGAAGAATTTAGAAAATTTTTATCTGATCCTGTTGTTAAAATAGAGGAAAAAGAAGATTTTTTGAAAAAGTCCTTTGATTTTGTAAGTAAAAAAGCATTAAGAATAGTCAACTATATTGTGAGAAAAGGAAGGTTGCCTTTAATTTCTCATATAAAAGAAGAATTTTTAAAAATTTATTATGCTGAAAATGACAAACTACCTGTAACTGCAACGTTTACAAAAGAACTTTCGGAAAATCAG encodes the following:
- the galE gene encoding UDP-glucose 4-epimerase GalE — its product is MNVLVVGGAGYIGSHTVNLLKKNGYTPIIYDNLSKGYENVAEILNVKIIKGDLGDREKLKQVFEEEKIDAVMHFAAFIEVGESVQKPSEYYDNNVVKVIKLLDQMVESGVKYFIFSSTAATFGEPQKEKIDETHIQLPINPYGKTKLVVEKILEDYDTAYELKSTVLRYFNASGCDKDGLIGESHIPETHLIPLILHAASGKRESIKIFGNDYNTKDGTCVRDFVHVYDLAKAHILGMEKMFKENRSLNYNLGSGEGYTVKEVINKVREVTGKDFKVEEVEKRAGDPAILIADSTKAEKELGWKPEYNLEEIIKSAWKWETDKKY
- a CDS encoding UDP-glucose--hexose-1-phosphate uridylyltransferase, yielding MDIYSEIEKLMEYSIKNGFVNEDDKILVRNQVSEALELDTFREFSEEEAENIRKEAENTVYPCEILDNLVKWAGENGKLKSDTVTFQDLMNSKIMGCIVPRTSEIRKEFWDKYDNYGIDKATEYFYELSRKSNYIRMDRISKNIHWTYENEYGDLEITINLSKPEKDPRDIAMAKDRISTNYPKGLLDKENEGYMGRVDHPGRQNHRTVKLDLLNEKWYFQYSPYIYYNEHSIVFSHEHRPMKINKSTFERLLEFVKMFPHYFIGSNADLPIVGGSILSHDHFQAGRHIFPMEKAKIKEKIFFTGYEDVNAGIVNWPMSVIRLCGEKNRLVELADKILKKWIEYNAEKLDIYAYTKGERHNTITPIARFKDGKYELDLVLRNNLTNKNHPLGIFHPHDEHHNIKKENIGLIEVMGLAILPGRLMEETGQIKEILLKVRSSEEFKNNRSYKSCYEEMNKSELLKKHTEWLKYYLEKDKIKYMVEEDVEIFIKNAIGETFSKVLENCGVFKNNEDGEKGFRKFIKKVNEYEV
- a CDS encoding lipopolysaccharide assembly protein LapB encodes the protein MGNNNNTNIEKTNKKKIMEKYDAHTANEKGIFHYGEKEYLKAEEYYLLAIEKGSDEALYNLGLLYHHTGKIEKAEEYYKKSAEKGNADAINSLGMIRKAQGKYEEAEKYYLEAMGKGDGFAAYNLGNLYEILENYEEAENYYLKALEIENKNTPAVMNNLAFMYYRQGKKEEAEKMFIKAVGKNHTGAMNNLGYLYLNDGNYEKAEKYCHKALKMGSDDALYNLGVLSEILGKYEEALKWYEKAVEKGIKQAEERIELINKWEKNNVVL
- a CDS encoding low specificity L-threonine aldolase; the protein is MLYFENDYAEGAHEKVLNALLKTNNEKHSGYGRDAYSLKAKEKIKKMCGRDDIDIYFLTGGTQTNLIVIGSLLKSYEGVIAVETGHVNVHEAGAVELTGHKVLTLPQHNGKININELKKYIEIFYNNKNKEHMVYPGMVYISHPTEYGTLYTKKELKEISEICRKYEMPLFLDGARLGYGLVVENTDVDLPFLTEICDVFYIGGTKVGALCGETVVFTKNNTPKNFTTIIKQYGALLAKGRLLGIQFDTLFTDGLYLKISRNAIETAEILKRGLKEKGYRFYIDSPTNQQFIILKNEKIKALEKEVIFSFWKKYDENHTIVRFVTSWSTSKKDVEKLIKLL
- a CDS encoding Cof-type HAD-IIB family hydrolase, encoding MKYKLIGTDMDGTLLNDNHELTEGNIKAIVDIQKKGVKFVLASGRPSFAMLNYAKQLEMDKYNGYIIAFNGGQLIDMSNGKVIFHEGLDKNDIEKIYEVSEETGIPMVLYAGDTLYSNKNTELVQFEVSQCGMKFYEFKSIDELFGLGIKETTKCMFIDESQNILKVEEYMKSKYGKDYFIAISAPIFLEIANKNVDKGKTMKKLGEITGISLNEMIAVGDGNNDVPMLAVVEMPVAVSNANSRIKEMSKFESSDNNNDALKIVIEHFFK
- the tpiA gene encoding triose-phosphate isomerase; amino-acid sequence: MRKVIVAGNWKMNKTVKEAAKFLSELKALTTDVKNAEIVIGTPFTALETAVRETEGSNIKIAAQNMNANDSGAYTGEISPLMLRDLGVEYVILGHSERREYYGETDEIVNEKVKAALKHNLKPILCIGEKLEERENGITEKIVKEQTEKGLAGVSEEDMSSVVIAYEPVWAIGTGKTATPEQAQEVHAFIRKLLTDMYGSEVAEKVTVQYGGSMKADNALELISQKDIDGGLVGGASLEASSFAEIVKAGNSI
- a CDS encoding preprotein translocase subunit SecG; amino-acid sequence: MLENFLVVALVILAVIMIGVILLQPDRSQGLAKNSNVLDQEKEGIEKFTEIIATAFLVVAVLFQIVR
- a CDS encoding class I SAM-dependent methyltransferase — translated: MHKEFAEIYDVFMKHVDYKGWYKFLKSYMKNKGEVLDLGCGTGEFIYRFLKDGFSVTGVDISADMLKIAEEKIKSKNIKISSYKLIKDNIVSYSHIKKVDYVICNFDTVNYLENKKEFEKFIDKSAENLKKGGYLIFDAVTEEIFEEIFENGIFLDEEPEYTSIWRYEKLSFEKYFVEIDLFIKQKEEENLFRKYNEQHNKFIYDPQWIVKTVQSKGFEIFDVAKNPDFGESRIFFIFKKL
- a CDS encoding AtpZ/AtpI family protein, which encodes MTEKFESEKSETNKKSEKLYELEKRLGRHNKEKELKKKKDRILLKYFLIATNMIYTLAGSVLLMLGLYLLMEKYIFKRQQPIVLILFLVTGAFAGYWTLVKQVTGIK
- the atpB gene encoding F0F1 ATP synthase subunit A — its product is MGKGKKITVSLIILFLMILIVNLILSLISTFLPIKFVMPESLIEAPKYYNFFIGNMKIPISQTVLNTWVIMALMAFIIKKGTDKLSVTNPGKLQIILEEYYHFIENMFLGTFGKYKKKFIPFFSALFAFILFSNLSLFLFPFIITISKGEHGGYYIKPFFRTPTADPNTTIGLSLVVVVLFISIAIKKGGITGYVKSLMHPAWFMLPVNIVGELSKPLNTSMRLFGNMFAGLVIGGLLYSLVGRGIIQSATRNILHGQFSFSVGWAGILQLYFDGFVGLIQAFVFTVLSSVYVSEVLGEEIEEE
- the atpE gene encoding ATP synthase F0 subunit C; the encoded protein is MEGLVQAAALLGAGIAAIGGIGAGLGQGMATAYAVEAVSRQPEAKQDIMQTLIIGLAITESTGIYALVISFLLIFLKG
- the atpF gene encoding F0F1 ATP synthase subunit B, whose protein sequence is MSEGSNLINIDFTMAIQIVNFLILIYIFWKGFAKKIGKVIEERKALALSEMEIVDQEREKLEEQKKISEKLKKESKRRANEILIKAERQADERKDQIISAAMMNRERMMMKAEADIEKMRQNAKFELQKEVGEIAVELAEKIIKENIKDKEDRIIDNFIDKIGD
- the atpH gene encoding ATP synthase F1 subunit delta, which codes for MDKKGIAKRYASAIYDVGKASDNIGEIREVLNLLMEKYEEEEEFRKFLSDPVVKIEEKEDFLKKSFDFVSKKALRIVNYIVRKGRLPLISHIKEEFLKIYYAENDKLPVTATFTKELSENQKEKLIKKLESKYGKKVVLNLKVDKSLIGGGIVKIRNEVINGSIKYQIEDLKKMF